The Arvicola amphibius chromosome 6, mArvAmp1.2, whole genome shotgun sequence DNA window CATTACATTCCACCATAGCAAGTAAATAGCTGACTCGTGAAGGGGCTAGCGTGGGCCAGGAACTCGCCAAAGTCAGAAAATCCTCCCCAGTGTGTTCACACGCCACACGGGAGCCAAGCTCACCGAGAGAGGTGCCCATTACAGGGATAGGGTACAGCGGCCTGGCATTTCTACCACACAATGACAGGACCTGGCGTCACTCACTCTTTCTACGTACGTAGATATCGCGTGTGCGCACCTGGGAAGGCGACCCTTTGCCACTGGAACACACTTCCGGTCCGTCGCTCAACCCTGTCACTCCTATCTCCCTGGCTAACCCATCAGTTGACTGCGCGCTGAAAACACCTTCTTCCCTTGGGTAGGAAGTGTAGAAACCCCAGAGCAGGACTACTCCAGCTCTGCCGTATGGGTTTATTTCTGCCATAAAATACTtccaaaagggctggagagatggctcagaggttaagagcattgcctgctcttccaaaaatcctgagttcaattcccagtaaccacatggtggctcacaaccatctgtaatggggtctggtgccctcttctggcctgcaggcatacacacagacagaatattgtatacataataaataaatattttttaaaaacttccaaAAAAGCAGACCAAAAGTTAAGGctgaatgtagctcagtagtggaATATATGCTCTGAATTCATGAAaccctaggttcagtccctaaCACCCCCAAATTAATtcatcaattaatttaaaaattgaccaTTTCTTCCAGCAATTAATTtggctggggttttttttgttttgtgtttcgttggttttggttttgttgtgttggttggttgactggttggttggttttggtttgggtttctcaagacagggtttcactgcgtAGCCCTCACTGTCcgggaactcattttgtagatcaggctggtcttgaactcaccgagatcggCCAGTTAAAGGTGTCTGACACCAATGGCCGGCTTGTCTGCCTTTCCTAATCCTTGGGGAAGAGCTGCATCGCAAACTCCTGTTCAGGTCCCACTCATGAGCCATATATTATTAGAGTGTGCAAAATAGCCCACGGTGGCcacacacctgtaacttcagcactcTGGGGGCTGAGAAAGGACTTTGAGTTACGGTCAGCCTGGTAGTGGCGTGGGGCGGGGGTGcggtctgttaaaaaaaaatctgctctaTCACCAGTCTTTCCTGGGCTTCATAACAAATCTACAGGAAGGATTCTCCTACAAGCAAGCACCTCCCACTTCTCAGGTGGCAGCCCCACCCTCCACTTGCCCACCAAGTCCAGACATCGCTACCTATCTCTACACTTGTGGGAATAACACCTTCTGcccggcaaaaaaaaaaaaaaaacccacctttttttattatttcaaacacTAGTAAAATTGTTGAGCAAAGCAAAGTCAAAGGAATGTATGCTAGATACAATATCCAAGGTATATTTTTTGTTAGTCCATCCATTTCTGCAAGGAGACACGAAAACAAAGCGAGCCTGAGCGCGAGGCCTTTACTGTAGCGACACACTAGCCATCTTTTAAAATCTTGTCGGTGTAAACCGTTGTTCAAACTAAAATGTCTAGTTCCTAAATTCGCAGCTGGAGCTCAGGTGATTCAGCGCGGGGACGCAGGTGACTACGCGAGGAGGGGGGCGGTTGCTAGGCAACCAGAGACGCAAACAACAGACGTTCCCAGACTGAGTGAGGCACCGAGGTCGAAGGAGAGCGGGGAGACCAGGTAAGAGGATAAGGACGGTGAAAGTATCCTGTGGCCGCCCTCCTAACTCAGACCTCTAGCCGGTGTATAGATAGAAACCCCAAAGGCGGAGCCTGTGCAAGCAGAGAGTCCTGCTGAGTTCAAGACTCTGATCCCAGCTCCTCCTACGGAGCGGccagcctgctcctcctctctACCAGGGCGGGGCAAGCGACCCGGAGGCCAGGTAGCTGTTTCCAGCCTGGGTGCTCCAGCCCAGTCATACCACCTTGGAAGGGAAACAACGCTTCTTCTCCCAGATCCCCCGTGGGCCTGGCCCACAGCCTAGGAAAGAGTTGATTGTTGGAAGTAGGGGTGGAAACAGGATTAAGGGGTATGGTCCCTGCCATCCCTTCACTAGGCATTTGGtgcctcttacacacacacacacacacacacacacacacacacacacacaccacgggctctcttctttcctttccacgCCCCTGGATCTGCAGGGCTTTGTGCCTGAAGATGGACCACTAGGAAATATAGCTGATTGCTAATTACTCCCAGGAAATTGAGCTGGGGACCGAGTTGGAGCCCTTCCCAACAGGCTCTGCGGAAAAGGTCTTAGAGCCAAGAGCACAGGATTGGGGTTCAGAAAGCcacctctcttttcttctgcagGTGGTGGTCTGGAACAGGCCTAAGGGTCTCAGACCCTTGGCTCCTTAGCCATGGCTACACTCAGCGTCAAGCCCAGCCAGCGCTACCAGCTCTCGGACTGGCGCACCAATAGCTACCTGTTGTCCACCAATGCGGAGAGGCAGCGGGATGCTTCCCACCAGATCCGCCAGGAGGCCAGGATCCTTCGCAATGAGACCAACAACCAGGTTGGGGGGCCGCTCAGCCGCCCCATGGGCCATGGGAGGGCCCTCAACCACAGACACTAGTTTTATTTGGTTCCATTTCTTCCAGACTGTATGGGATGAACACGACAATAGGGTTCGCCTGGCAGACAGGATCGATACGGTCAACCGGTGGAAGGAGATGCTGGACAAGTGTCTGACAAATTTAGACGCTGAGATCGACACGTTGACACAGGCAGGGATCCGGGCCGGGTACCAGCGGGCTCTGATGCAATGGCCTGCCCCTCCTATCCCACTTCCAGATCTGGGAAGCTATGCTCCCCTCTGCCAAAGTGAGGATCGCAGCAATCTCACAGTGCATCGCCCCACCAGCCCCTGTGCCCTTCCTTTCTAGATGAAAGAGTCTGCAGAGGAAAACCTGCAGGCCAAGAACCTGCCTCTGGATGTGGCCATCGAGTGCCTGACCCTGCGGGAGAGCCGGCGAGACATCGATGTCGTGAAGGACCCGGTGGAAGAAGAGCTGCTGAAAGAGGTGGAAGTCATTGAAGCCACCAAGAAGGCTCTGCAGCAGAGGACCACCCAGGCCTTCCAGCAGCTGTGGTGAGACAGAGAAGGCCTGAGCACACGCAGGCATTCGAGGCATCACGGGTTTTGTGGGCAGAGAAACAGCTGGCTGGATGAtgctttctgtccctcccaggcTTCTGGTAGAAGCCACGGCTCATTTACAGCCTGCTTCCCGGTGCCCACTCCTTGTTAGGATCCTGCTCTAGGCAGCCATTGTTCTGTAGCTGAAAGCACCTGCCACTGCCCTCAGCACCTGAtcgtaagtgtgtgtgcacatgtgtgaagccACACACCCGGGCTCTGTGTCTGTGTCGTCTGTGTCTGAGGCTGTGCTGCTGTCTCGGATTCAGCAGCACCTGCATggtcatacaccacacacacactgtatcttCATAACAGGCTGCATCCCGGAACGCCGGGGGATGGCTCCAATACAGTTTTCTTCCCCAGCCTCCTGCAGGAAGTCCGGCAGCAGCTTAATTCTGACCACCGGGACAAAATGGAGACACTGGATATCGACAGGGGCTGCCTCTCTCTCAACCTCACTTCCCCAAACATCTCTCTGAAGGTTAACCCCACACGAGTCCCCAAAGAGTAAGAGGAGTATTTCAGTCAGCCCTTCCTCTGTCCCTTGGAGGTCACACCCTGCAACCCCACTGTTTCCTCTCCTCCACAGCGCCACCACGCTTCAGCAATGGGATGACTTCAGTAGGTTCAACAAGGACCACGCAGAGGCCGAAATGAAAGCAGCCATAGAGTTGAGGGAAGCCATTGCCCTAACTATTGCTCAGGTGACTGAGACAAACTGACCTTTATGTTTCCTTCCCCACTGACCATATGTCAGCCCTTCCCGACTTAAACAGGAGCCTCACGCGGCCATGACCCTCTTCTTGCCTGGCCCCTTCTTGTCACACAGACCAACAATGAACTTGAAGCTCAGAAGGTTGCAACAGAATTTGCCTTCAGGAAGCGGCTCCGGGAGATGGAGAGTGTGTACAGTGAGCTCAAGTGGCAAGAGAAAAACGTGAGTCTcgccctgtccctccctcccctgctgtgAGGCAAAACACGAGGTGCCCTGCTCGGGCCCCAGGGTGCGTCTTGCTGGTGGAGAACAGTATGTCTGCCACAGACCTTAGAGGAGATAGCCGAGCTGCAGGCAGATATTCGGCGCCTGGAGGACGACCTCCGCAGAAAGATGATGAACTTAAAACTCGCACACACCCGGCTGGAGTCCAGGAACTTCCGGTCCAATGTGGAACTCTGCCGGGACCAGGTACGAGGGTCCCCAGTGGGGACCGCCCTCCTCTGCTAAGGAATCCTCAGTGTTATCCTTGCCCAGGTTCCTGGGGGAGCAAGCGTTGTggcccagggcagccagggccagCTGAAGGGCAGTGTGGCCGAACTGCGAATCCCATCCTACCCTTCTGCCTCCAGCCACAGGATGGTCTCATTGATGAAGTCCACCAGCTGGAGGCAACCATTAGTGCCTTGAAGCAGAAGCTGGCCCAGACACAGTAGGtttagagagaggggaggaagggtgaGAGACACTGCCCAACCATGGGACCTTACTGCCTGCGGGTCCCTGTGCTTTAAGCTGGTGAAATGATCTGACCCTCGAAGCCTCATGCAGGGCTGTGAGCTCTCGACGCCTCCTCTACAGGGATGCTCTGGATGCCTTATTCAAGCACCTGGCCCGGCTGCAGGCTGACATTGCGTGCAAGGCCAACTCCATGCTGTTGGACACCAAGTGTATGGACACCCGACGCAAGCTGACGGTGCCGGCTGAGAAATTTGTGCCCCAGGTGGACACCTTCACGCGCACGACAAACCGTATACTGAGTCCACTCAAAACTTGCCAGCTGGAGCTAGCCTAGCCTTGGTGGCTGCGGGAGGAGGGAAGGTTgggtgggaaaggaggagggagcagtGAATCTAATAAAGATGGAATTTCTCAGgccaggcttttctctgattCCCATGAAGGTGGCTGGTAGAGAGGGAAAGAGACGCTCCATTTGGGTGATGGAGTGGCCTAGGCTTCAAAGGGGTCAAAAGTCCAAAACGACAACTCTGGAGTAGGCAACATTCTTGTTCAGGTTCTTTTCAAAGGGACCTCCGCGACACTTCAGGGGGCGGTAGGTTTGATTTGTGTCGCCATTTACAAATGGGAGGGTCGCCGGAGAGAAGCCTGCGGAGACTGCGGGGCGCTGCGGGGCGCTGCGGCGCCAAGCCGCTGGGTGGCGCTGTAGGCTGGGACGCACGCTGAGACTCCGGGTCACAAGGGGGCGCTGTGGGGATGCGGGGGGCGGGATGACCGCGGAGACGGCAGCGTCGGCGCCGGAAGTGGCGCCTAGCCCGTGCGCGGATGGCGGTGGCGGCGGTGGTGATGACGGCGGCGGGAGGCGGCGGGGCCGGTGCGGCCCGCTCTCTCTCGCGCTTCCGAGGCTGCCTGGCTGGCGCGCTGCTGGGAGACTGTGTGGGCGCTGTCTACGAGGCCCACGATACCGTCAGCCTGACGTCAGTCCTGCGTCACGTGCAGAGCCTGGAGCCGGACCCGGGCACGCCGGGCAGCGCGCGGACAGGTGGGCGGGGCGCCACCCGCCGGCTCCCCACCCCTGGGCGAGGGTCGTGCGGCTAAGTCCCGAGTGTGAAGACCCCTGTGACCCGATCGGTTCTCCCCAGCTCTCCCTTAGGTCTCCCGCTGTGTCCCCTGTCAGAGCGCAGGCCTCGCCTAAAATCTTAGCGTGAGCCAGAGCCCACTGGTCCGGTTCGGTGGTGGCCAGCTTTCTCAAGCTGCTGGCCCGATGTGGGCGTCGGCGGGCACTGTCCCCAGCCTGTGAAGATAGGTCCCTTCCCAGGGCTTGCGTAGGCAGCTCGTCCTCCAGCTCCGCGGTCCATATGTCAGCAGAGGGCTCGGTTCTTCTTGGAGCGTGTGGAGAACAGTCAAAGCGGGCTGTCGTCCGATCCCCAGAGGACACCTTAAGTCAGAGGGCGtttagagatggaggaaggagaggcaggaagacagtcAACAGAACCAGAGGGAAGAATTTCAGGATGGAGGCACTGGTGTGCTTCAAAAAAGTGCTACTGGTAGTCTTGGTCCCAGAAAGCCATGTCGAGTGTGTCGAGGAGAACATGGAAGACGGGTGttaaaggaagcagagatgaggcAAAGacaactatttttatttcattgtagtttggaaagatttaaaaaaaaaaaaaaaaaagccgtgcTTTAGGTTGAGTGGTAGTTGGAACTCTGTGGCTGCAGAAAACCCAACTTAAGGACTGACTGAAAAGAGCTCACACAACTGAGGAATCCGAAGGAGGTTCTGGCCTCGGGTCAGGCTCAGGTACAGGAACTCAGCCCATCTCCTAAAGGCCTGGTTTGTTCCTCTCTGCCTTGAGATTGCCTTTGGGGGATGACACGCTGACAGCCCTTTCTCCCCATGTGGCCCCCTTAGCCCTGTAGTAGAGGTTCTCCTTTTGCTACAGTACCTACAAAAGCTGCAACCTGACTCGGGGgcaggggggggggctggccctAAATAAGCGAATGGCAATAAGAGATGCGTGGCTGATAGTTACCATGTGGTTAGGCAGAGGTCGGTCTCCTGGGCTGGGACTGAAGAaaggtgtgcccccccccccaagaagatCAGGGCACAGTGAGCAAATGAAGGGTGTGTGATTGAGGATGAGAGACTTGGGAAAAGAGCAACCTCTTACCTCCGTGGACTGAGGTGGGCTTTACCTTCGGCCAGGCTGAGGGAGACTAGGAATGCAGTTACTGTTATGAAGCTAAGTTGTAGGATCcgtcaaaaaagaaggaaaatggagtTTGGGCTACATGGAAGGAGTGGACTGGCTATTTTAGGAATCGAGGAGGCACTTATTAGGAGAGTCTGTTCTCTGTTACCAGTCTTCTCTTAAGTGAGGCCACATCACTGTCCCTAGCAGGTTAGTAGCCTCTTTGAGTCTGACATGTTAGAAGTACGAGAACCTGAGTATGGTGtcgtatacctgtaatcccagtacttatgaggaagagacaggaatctGTCTATTCTAGGCCAGACAGTACtacgcagtgagaccctgtctcaaatacaaaacaaaagggaCAGCAGAGATGGTTCggcagctaagaacactggctgttctagaggacccaggttcaattcccagcttccacatggcagcccacaaccatctgttaactccaggctcaagggatctgatatcctcttctggcctctctgggcaccaggcatacatgtagtgcacagacttGCATGAAGGCAAAAATACCCAtacaaatcaatttaaaaaggggggatGTCAGAAAACCTGCAGCTAGGGGAAAAGGAGATGAGGTGGGTAGGGAGCAACCCTGGCTGGAAGGACTTGACCCAAGTGCTTGTACAAGGGAGTCCGTGAGGTGGAAAATGGTGAGGAAGGAGGATGCCACACTGGGAATGTGTGGATACCAAGCCCGTGAACTGAGACCTCTTCCTGAAGGCAGTGGGCAGCTGTTTGATCAGGAGAATGAAGGGAAGAAGGCAACCTCTTCTTACTGAAGAATTTGTGTCAGCGTTGGAGGTGGGAAGCAGGAGAGCCCACGTGGGCCATATTGAGATAATTAGCagtgaaggaagaagggagtggaAGAAATCAGCAGGATGTCATGACTGTTGTGGAGTAGCCAGTTGTTGCAAATCCCAAGGCTAAAGTCTGAAGAATGCATAGCTGGCAGGAGGAAGGGGTAAGAGGTCAGCTGTTGGGCATTCCCCCAGAGCCCTTTGGGACGCTCTAACCCTACCTCCCTCTTCCTGCAGAAACATTGTACTACACAGACGACACCGCCATGGCCAGGGCGCTGGTGCAGTCCCTACTGGCCAAGGAGGCCTTCGACGAGGTGGACATGGCTCACAGGTGAGGGATGTGAGCCTGGCGTGAggccaggcaggcagtggtgctgcacCCCTCGAGAGAGGACCTATGCCTGGGCATACCCAGCAGCCTGCCCTCAGCAGGGCCCCTTCTCAAGGCTGACACCAGCTCCCCGAGCTGAAAGTGACAGCACAGTTAGTACAGGCAGCCTAGGCACTTCGCACCTCCCCTTTCAGCCCGGTGCAGCCCTTTCTTGTAGCCACGGGAGACATCTTTGAAACTCTccgtctgccttctttctctttgccagGTTTGCCCAAGAATACAAGAAGGACCCTGACAGAGGGTATGGGGCTGGAGTCATCACTGTCTTCAAGAAGCTCCTGAGCCCCAAGTGCCGTGATGTCTATGAGCCTGCCCGGGCCCAGTTCAATGGAAAGGGCTCCTATGGTAATGGAGGTGCCATGCGGGTGGCAGGCATCCCACTGGCCTACAACAATATCGAAGACATACAGAAGGTACTGGGCAGGTGGGTCACAGATGCTCCTTTCCCGACTGATCTGTAGAGACATGTGACAGTGGCTCATCCTCTCCACAGTTTGCCCGGCTCTCAGCCCAGCTGACCCATGCCTCCTCCCTGGGTTACAACGGTGCCATCCTGCAGGCCCTGGCTGTGCACCTAGCTCTGCAGGGTGTTACATCCAGTGAGCACTTCCTCGAGCAGCTTCTGGGCCACATGGAGGAGCTGGAAGGTGATGCCCAGTCAGTCCTGGATGCCAAGGAGTGAGTATGGCTGGAGCTgggctgagggaagtcagagtgTGCAGGTCAGGGGTGGGGGTTGGCACTGCCGCAAAGCCAGGTCTTCCTGTCTTACTGGCAACTGTATGGAGTGGTAGGAAGAGGCCCTTTGTCTCAGTGGATTCATGGCCCTCGGTGTCCCAGAGAACTAAACCTTTCTAGTCCTCTCCCAGCACTAGGTGGGACCTGATGTCCCCATTCCTCTTAAGAGTCCCTTCCCCTACCTGTGTCTCTGCCTGCTCACTCTGACCTCTGAAATCGTTTCCCAAACCCCAGGTTGGGTATGGAGGAGCGTCCTTACTCCAGCAGGCTGAAGAAGGTTGGAGAGCTGCTGGACCAGGACGTGGTGAGCCGAGAGGAAGTGGTGTCTGAGCTAGGTGGGTTGACCCTGACTGATGTATTCCCCAGCTGTCCTCAGAGAGGGCCGCTGGGACAGCTAGAGTGCTTTGTAGGGCCCCTGGCAGGGCTGTGCGCATGGTGCCGCAGCCTTAAGGATCAGTATCCCCAGAAACGGCAGCTAGTTGTCGGTTTGTCTACCAGTGTGATTATGGATGTTAATTTACCTGGTGCCTGTGCCCTGGGCACCGCAGAGTGTTTCACAGTGACTCACATCTCAGTAGCCCTGGGAGAGAGCAGGAATCACAGCCAAGGACAGGCCTTACTGGGACCTGGCCTGGCCACCAGCAGGTATGGTGGCCCCATGGTCTGACTATAGAGCCTGAGGTCTCAGGCATGGCCTTGCACAGagctgggagagctggctcttGGCAACGGCAGGATGCCTGTGGCAGGGAGGGAGGTCAGGTTCCTATTCTCTGGCTTTCCCACAGGGAATGGCATTGCTGCCTTTGAGTCTGTGCCCACCGCCATCTACTGCTTCCTGCGCTGCATGGAGCCTGATCCTGAGATCCCCTCCACCTTCAACAGCCTGCAGAGGACGCTCATCTACTCCATCTCACTGGGTGGCGACACAGACACCATAGCCACCATGGCTGGGGCCATTGCTGGCGCTTACTATGGGATGGAGCAGGTGCCAGAGAGCTGGCAGCAAAGCTGTGAGGGCTACGAGGAGACAGACGTCCTGGCCCGGAGCCTGCATCGGGTCTTCCAAGAGACTCTGTGAGGACACAACCTCAGCAGCCTTGTCAGGCCCATCGGGACCAAGGACAACTCAGGTTGCAACCAGAATCCCCTTAAGCTGGCTCTGCTGACCCAGCATTCCTAAAGGCAGCCTGAGGGTGCGCTTGGGACTGGAGTCTGTGGGACAGTGAGGAACTGGTGCCTCCTTGAAGCTGAAGGGGCATTTGTAGTCTTTTCCATCTAGGACATGGACTTGAGAAGGTGGACATGACCTGTGGGACACCATATCTCCCTGTTGAGTTTTAACCACTGTGACAGGACAGAGCCCAGCAGGTTGTGTGGCTCTTGAGACTGGCGTCTGCATCCAGCCATCCATTGCCGACCTGGCCTGGCCCCTCTCTGGAATGGGGCTCCTCGACAGCCTCTGGTGGGAGTCACAGCAATAAATGTTTTTTTGTAAATCCCAGCATTTCCTGCGTGTTTCTACTGGTGGACTGTCTTAAGTAGTGACTCCCTGCCTGCTACTCTTCTAGTGCTGGGACCCCAAGGCGGTAGCTGCTGTGTTGTGGGGCAATCTTCTCCTTCCAACCAGGGAGGACAGAGTGGGCCTGATCAGTGACTTTTCTTATTGGAGGTCATACACTGCTGTCAAGGCATCTGAGCAAATGCCTTGCTTGAGATTTGATAGAAACGAGCCGATAGTTCTGTCCTGGCTGCCCTGTAGAGTGGTACAGAGCACCCACCTCTGATGGGAGTGGGTGTCACCCCAGGTATCCCAGTGAACTGTGATGTATGCTTCCTGTGTCTTGGGGCCCAGGCTGAAGGCCTTGGTTTGCAAGGAAGTTTTTTATACTATTTGTTAAAAAGGACAATTGATGGTAGgaatagtggcgcacgcctttaatcccagcactggggaggcagaggcaagcagatctctgtgagttctaggacagccagagctacaaagttgactctgtcttggaaaaaaatggAGAGTTGAAAAGACACCTTCCCACAAACCATGAGTATGATCTCTGAGCATCCTCGCAGGTTCAGTGAAGGGACAAGCATGCGCAGCTAGCTCAGGGGTTGGCCTGAGGCTTCAGGAACATGAAACATGAAACGGGTGGCTTCCATCAGCGTAGGCCAGTAACAGGGCATGGCTTTTTATCAGGTCTGCTGTCCTAGGTCCCCTGAGCCAAGGACATGCTGCTACTGTGCCTGGCAAGCCATGGACAGGTGGTTTCTGCTCAGGACAGCCCCCCCCCCTACCCCGTCCTTAGGACCAGAGAGCCACAGCTTCATTCATAATTTGTATCAGATGTTGTAACTTGGCCCTTGGGATCCTGAGCCAATCGTCATGCTCCACTGCTCCCAAGAGCTTGCCGGAATGTTCCAGTGAACTTCAATCCGGCTCCAGCCACTGCCTTTCTTTGGATTCATAGAAAGCCTCCAAGTTTGCCAGGTGGTGCTGAGGCAGCAGGGGAGCCTCGGGAGCCTGCACGGGACGCTGTAAGGAAGGGTGCACTCCTCAAGAGGCCAGGGAAGTGCCTGGACACCGTGAGGCATCTCTGGACTGAGGTCAGTATCACAGCAGTGTTTCTACAACAGGTTTTATTGGGGACGGTCCATACAGTCAGTACTGCAGTTTTCAGAGAGAAATCCCATTTTCCTGATTCCCCAGTGCGTTTTCCCTGAACCTGACATGGGGCTAATGATACGTAGAGAGAAACTTCCTACCACCAGGTTAGAAATGAAATCACAAGTGGAAAcacctaaattaaaaaaaaaaaagccagaatacAAAAATGCACAAAGTAAGTGTAGTCGTCATGTTAAAGCCTGACACTGTTTGTCAGAATTGCTCAGTGACACCTACAGCTCCCATCCACCAACACTGCAAAATCGCCAACCCTTCCCTAAAGGCTTCAGGGTAGAGCCCGGCAACTCGGCACTGATATAACTTTTGGGGCTCCCAGGTACCCTACTCAGTCCCCAGGGCTCCCTCAGAGTCGACTAACCGCTGCCCATCAGAACTCATCCCTAACACATCAGATTAGTGGCTTTGACCCCAGGAAGGAGGAGGCTGAACAAAAGGCCCAGCAGGGATGCTCTGACTCACTAATTGGTTCTCTTGGGCAGAAAAGCATACTGAGCCCTGGGCAGAGCTTTTTCTTGCTGGCACAGGCAGGCTCCCCCTCTGGGAGCTGAAGTAAGCAGTTAACTAGGCTGCTTTGcaggggaggaggctgggccctcagccctcagccccATGGGGAGGCGCAGCTAAATGGGCCCAAACTGGAGCACAAGATGGGTTGCCTCTTGAGAGTCCCAGATTCACACTCGGTACAGTGATGCAGGCTGACTAGGTGAGAACTGAGGAAGGTCATAGACCAGGGAGAAAGCAGCCATCCTTACACAGGTAAGAGTATCGGCCATCCCTGCCCCCAGCATTGACCCCAGCCTGAATTGGGGGCCAAGGAGCTAGGAAGCAAGCCGGCCTGTTTCCCTGCAGGAGCATTGTGATTAGGGAGGGTGGTGGAAGCCTCCAAAGCCAGCTCATTCCAGTGGGGCCTGCTGGCATCCTTTCTTTCAgagcctcagcctcttgagccCTACCCTGCTTAGAACAGGAAATTGGAAGCAGAGGGCGGAGAGAAGGAAGTGCCCACAGATGAGCCCCTCCGGCAGACACTAAATATCCACAGCATAGTTCTTACTAAGGAGGAACAGAAGTCCTCACCCACAAGCTTGTGTGCCTCTGTACAGAGGGCCAGAGACAGGCGCTCTTGAAGACACTTGGTTTGGGGTTGGCAAGGGTCCCCTAACGACCGGTCTGATGATGAGAAAATTAGCCTACCCGCAGCAggtgagaggaaagagggaggggcacTTATGTCTGCTGATCACTTGTCCTGGTTGGCTCTGTAATCGCAGGGATACTACACAGAGTTCCATCTCAGCCCAGGGCTGTCCACCCTCACATTAAAGAGCCAGCAGCAATGGGGATAGCCAGGGAAACAGAAGAGCTACCAGACTGCCTCAGATCCATGCCCGTCCTCTCACAGGCCTCTCCAGACGGTTGCTTCTGGAGTCTTTTAGGGGCCACACAACTGTCCCCACCAGGATCATTCTGGGGGTCTAGTCAAACTGACTGCCTCCAGGTCCCccattcccttcttcctttcccccaaaaggaaacaaagacttcAGGGAACCTAATGTCATATGCTGGAAGCCTCTGGGGAGCTAGCTGGAAGAGGCCCAGTGAACACAGGCATCACCCCTGGCCCGTTCCATGCGTCTAATGCCAACAGGAAAAATCATCTCTCCCAGCAGCTTCCAGGGCTCACGAGGGGGCCGGACTGAGTGCTCCAGGGTGCTGCCTGCAGACCAGGCAGGTCCAGAACAGGGTACAACCCCCACAGTGCACAGAGGGAAAGGAAATTAGGCCAACCTCTTCTAGAACCCACTTCGGCCTACACATGGGGAAAACAGGTCAGTCTCCTCGGGCCAAGGCCACCGCCGCCTCTGTTCAGCTGTTGGTTGTTTTCTTCAAATGGCCATCTCTAGAACTGGAAAGGTCTCTCTATCGCTAAAGAGGAGGAGGCCAGGGCAGCAGGGCCCCCCACGGGTTATGTGGGACAGAGCAAGAATCctgagaagga harbors:
- the Adprs gene encoding ADP-ribose glycohydrolase ARH3, which translates into the protein MAVAAVVMTAAGGGGAGAARSLSRFRGCLAGALLGDCVGAVYEAHDTVSLTSVLRHVQSLEPDPGTPGSARTETLYYTDDTAMARALVQSLLAKEAFDEVDMAHRFAQEYKKDPDRGYGAGVITVFKKLLSPKCRDVYEPARAQFNGKGSYGNGGAMRVAGIPLAYNNIEDIQKFARLSAQLTHASSLGYNGAILQALAVHLALQGVTSSEHFLEQLLGHMEELEGDAQSVLDAKELGMEERPYSSRLKKVGELLDQDVVSREEVVSELGNGIAAFESVPTAIYCFLRCMEPDPEIPSTFNSLQRTLIYSISLGGDTDTIATMAGAIAGAYYGMEQVPESWQQSCEGYEETDVLARSLHRVFQETL
- the Tekt2 gene encoding tektin-2 codes for the protein MATLSVKPSQRYQLSDWRTNSYLLSTNAERQRDASHQIRQEARILRNETNNQTVWDEHDNRVRLADRIDTVNRWKEMLDKCLTNLDAEIDTLTQMKESAEENLQAKNLPLDVAIECLTLRESRRDIDVVKDPVEEELLKEVEVIEATKKALQQRTTQAFQQLCLLQEVRQQLNSDHRDKMETLDIDRGCLSLNLTSPNISLKVNPTRVPKDATTLQQWDDFSRFNKDHAEAEMKAAIELREAIALTIAQTNNELEAQKVATEFAFRKRLREMESVYSELKWQEKNTLEEIAELQADIRRLEDDLRRKMMNLKLAHTRLESRNFRSNVELCRDQPQDGLIDEVHQLEATISALKQKLAQTQDALDALFKHLARLQADIACKANSMLLDTKCMDTRRKLTVPAEKFVPQVDTFTRTTNRILSPLKTCQLELA